Below is a genomic region from Sneathia vaginalis.
ATATCATCTGTTTTTCTTATACCTGCAGTGTCAACTAAGATTAAAGGAATTCCTTTAATCATAATTTTCTCTTCTATGGTGTCTCTAGTAGTACCTGCAACTTCCGTTACAATGGCCCTATCTTCGCGTAGAAGAGCGTTTAAGAGAGTTGACTTACCTACATTAGGCTTACCTACTATAACGGTCTTTATACCGTCTTTTAGGACTTTACCTTTATCATAACTTTCTATAAGTCTTGTAGCTTTTTCATGTACTTTTTTTAAATCATCTAGTAATTCTTGTGGTATGGGGTCTTCTATACCTTCTTCAGGATAATCTAGCACCACATTAACGTGTGCTGCAATATCAAGAAGAGTCTTTTTAAAATCTTTAACCATATCTTTTAAATCTCCTCTTAATTGATTTAAAGATACATCTAAGGCTTTTTCAGAATTCCCGTTTATTATATCTATAACAGCTTCTGCTTGTGATAAATCTATTCTTCCATTCATAAAAGCTCTTTTTGTAAATTCACCACGCTGTGCCATTCTAGCACCATTTTTTAATACCAATTGCAAGACTCTATTTGTCATTAATTGTCCACCATGGCAATTTATCTCAACTACATTTTCACATGTATATGATCGTGGAGCTTTCATTCTAACAGCCATTACTTCATCTATTATCTTATCTCCATCATGTAAATTACCATATTTTAGTCTATAGTACCCTATTTTTGTATTATTTATCGGTGTAAATATTTTATCTAATATTTCGAATGATTTATCACCAGATATTCTGATTATAGCAACTCCACCATCACCTTTAGCTGTAGCAACAGCTGCTATTGTATCAAACAACATATTAATCCTCTTTTTCTTCTCTGTATTTAATAACTAGAAATCTCTTAGGTTCTTCGCCATAACTTTCAGTCTTTAAATTTTCATAATTAGAAATTTCTTCATGTATTATTTTTCTTTCTCTTGCTGACATAGGACTTAATTTGCAATTACTCTTTGTTTTTAAAACCTTTTCAGCTTTCTTTCTAGCTATATTTCTTAATGTTTCTTCTCTTTTTTCTTTATAATTATTTGAATCTATTTGTATTCTATAACCCCTAAATTCTTTTATTGAATTTAGTAAACATTCAGTCGCATTTAAAGCTATACCTTTTTCACCTATTAGGTATCTAACATCTTTACCTGTAATATTTAATACTACAACATTCTTTTCGACCCTTATACTTTCAATTTGAACATCTAATTCTGCATTTTTTACAAATTTTGTAAATATACTAGTTAACTTTTCAGATACAGGTAACTCTTCTTCTTTAACTTCTTCTTCAATTTCTTCATCTATTTTTTCTATTCTATCTAGTTCATCTTTTTTTAGTATAGTTATTTCGTATTTTCCCTTAATTTTTAAGAAAAGAAAATCTATAGGTTTTTTAATTTCTTTGATTACATATGTTTCATCATCTTGTAATGAAATGTTTACTTTAATCAAATCTTCAAGCTCTTTTTTGTTTTTAGCTTGTAAAATTATCTTGTTCATTTTCTCGCCTTCTTTACGACATAAATTTGAATTAATATAGATATAGCTGTATTGACTACGTAGTATAAGTTTAATCCTGAAGGGAATTTATAGAATATGAATAACATCATAACTGGCATTAATAGCATTGTTGATTGCATTACGCTATTTTCCCCTTCACCTGATTGTGGAGTCATTAATTTTTGTTGAATTATCATTAATAATGCACTGATTATAGGTAAAATGTTTAATGAAAACTTACCTATAGTATAGATTGCATCTGGTTTTTTTAGGTTGAACCATAAGAATGTTGCTGTTTGTGGTATTTCATTGCTCATAAATGCATAATATAGGGCAACGAAAATAGGCAATTGTATTATTAATGGTAAACATCCTGAAAAAGGATTTACATTCTTTTCTTTGTATAATTTTGCTGTTTCTTCATTTAATTTTGCCTTGTCATCTTTATATTTCTTTTGTATTGCTTCTATTTCTGGTTGTAATTCTTTCATTTTTTGCATTGATTTTTCTTGTTTCAATGATAGTGGGAAAAGAATTAGTTTTATTAAAAGCGTTGTTAGTATTATTGCTACTCCATAATTTCCAA
It encodes:
- the mnmE gene encoding tRNA uridine-5-carboxymethylaminomethyl(34) synthesis GTPase MnmE — its product is MLFDTIAAVATAKGDGGVAIIRISGDKSFEILDKIFTPINNTKIGYYRLKYGNLHDGDKIIDEVMAVRMKAPRSYTCENVVEINCHGGQLMTNRVLQLVLKNGARMAQRGEFTKRAFMNGRIDLSQAEAVIDIINGNSEKALDVSLNQLRGDLKDMVKDFKKTLLDIAAHVNVVLDYPEEGIEDPIPQELLDDLKKVHEKATRLIESYDKGKVLKDGIKTVIVGKPNVGKSTLLNALLREDRAIVTEVAGTTRDTIEEKIMIKGIPLILVDTAGIRKTDDIVESIGVQKSRDLISKSDLVLMLLDITKDISEDDKEIIDYIKKNNKKVIYILNKNDKPGAKDFSYLGNTVSISAMKNIGIDEMEEYIYRYIACNKVDNTGQECILNNVRHKAALEKTKQAIENMFLTIDNEMPLDLISVDLKEALDSLSEITGEITSEDILDHIFKSFCVGK
- a CDS encoding protein jag; this translates as MNKIILQAKNKKELEDLIKVNISLQDDETYVIKEIKKPIDFLFLKIKGKYEITILKKDELDRIEKIDEEIEEEVKEEELPVSEKLTSIFTKFVKNAELDVQIESIRVEKNVVVLNITGKDVRYLIGEKGIALNATECLLNSIKEFRGYRIQIDSNNYKEKREETLRNIARKKAEKVLKTKSNCKLSPMSARERKIIHEEISNYENLKTESYGEEPKRFLVIKYREEKED
- a CDS encoding YidC/Oxa1 family membrane protein insertase, producing MKGIIALALFRVKFLETIAVEILKFFNSLVGNYGVAIILTTLLIKLILFPLSLKQEKSMQKMKELQPEIEAIQKKYKDDKAKLNEETAKLYKEKNVNPFSGCLPLIIQLPIFVALYYAFMSNEIPQTATFLWFNLKKPDAIYTIGKFSLNILPIISALLMIIQQKLMTPQSGEGENSVMQSTMLLMPVMMLFIFYKFPSGLNLYYVVNTAISILIQIYVVKKARK